In Triticum aestivum cultivar Chinese Spring chromosome 5B, IWGSC CS RefSeq v2.1, whole genome shotgun sequence, the following proteins share a genomic window:
- the LOC123112146 gene encoding putative disease resistance protein RGA1, giving the protein MAQAIVQSSCRKLRSAIAIAMGAEATGDLQEIMETLEAIHPLLEDAEMRCLRFTGDVPREGFKEMIDSSEAIQPLLEDAPQQMEGKKVRDWLWRVVKAAYDILDELQDTMKPAAPARKLTKMIPRANAPEKKNIMAGKMEKIKEEVCKLRVDMDEFNLMSSDSDASIEPPVTDVIEIEEPIIVGRDKQIQRIMESIPVQTGHCTIVHIYGQDGSGKTTLARMVFNHTRFKDYSRVWIQCSGNFRLHEMGKAIISRVSGEEINGDSNDDMEYVRKRLDQLLDNGIKVLVVLDDIHLSWGDSEELTDLLRERNNLSEVIVVTTGRGQLYFDSLTDEMVWSIYDIRVFQSCSALSDDMCWTIIKQRSHFEGRSFDKQAMEQVGAEIAKRCQGSPLAAAVLGGVLLYKDATGWAEILNSDIWAYNHIGEPFLMLAYTSMPPSLRLCLAYCAMIQYGHTIGKDDLIYQWTSLGLLESDKFSMIQLREQYIGMLLDMSLLQTVPVSTSRNGDKSTFLFTMNNMVQSIAKLYMCDIYNTMETSYQGGLCSNSGCRYVLLNNFKSSSKLSYTHIRALRCVGSGIRELIDDSLPFSWCLRVLDLNDRSMLNLPDSIYQLRHLGYLNLSGCSGLVILPESLGDLLNLLYIDLSGCSGLRNLPESFGKLTNLAHIELSGCSGLANLPDSLGKLTSLKHIDLSGCSGLVNLPDSFGKLTSLKHIDLSGCSRLVNLPDSFGKLTSLKHIDLSGCSGIVNLPDSFGKLTSLKHIDLSGCSGLVNLPDSFGKLTSLKHIDLSGCSGLEKLPQSFVKLINLVHINLSQCSGLVSLPLSFGKLIYLLHINLSGCSGLVNLPESFGNLVNLVHINLSGCCGLLNLPGSFGNLINLLHIDLSYCHGLGKLPESFRKLKFLVHLDLSFWSCFEGVEKALGGLTNLQHLNLSHPCCYLAQQQSCLEGLKDVLGKLTKLEYLNLSMFLNPICYSKTVERTHEFIECISVFSSLEHLDLSHNKFLHHLPESLGELNNLQRLDLSGCMRLKSIAKRIGEIKSLKSIHVRNCRSLKSCQLVVKADNGETYRNTNIVELEDANLEELEISCLENVKTTKDAERIRMALEGRTQKLKLCWTVGSQVSMEGNTLLGKLLPSHLQCLELHGYSDETRLSAWWTSTTYGETCLAPWWTATISFRVSTLVEVTIEDFPRCSCPPPLCLLQNLRRAVFRRMASITRFNVNDLTDGNRAAIHRLPKFTLELDDMESLEEFKTTYDRRGKECVLPAIGELVITGCPKLCFGPFTPRARRLVISDCSKLMVYSWWNRGGQSVETPITSVLVNELVVKNCNLALYNWTLLHSLPGLYSLTVKDCRDLKTLPRTLPHTIEALSSLRSLCLSNCLMEPLEQHLGDLTSLRELKIASCNMFKGFTRSLQRLTSLGLMHLSDCNSITSLPEWLGDLTNLEKLAIHRCPAIESLPGSINKLTNLKDLHILDCPKLKGWCERKENKKIMAHIRPNYEEHGTSRPGSKDEGEVVRELKDWSDCKEEDEEEDNDGEEEEEEEDDDEEEEEEAVLAGALETSVVTDNTDVGQAEAVLPDVVENPVVTGNTDAEEEEARRDVDAAAAADVCLELRLGLPSNEEPVHIREEDEISLRLYL; this is encoded by the exons ATGGCTCAAGCCATTGTCCAAAGCTCATGTAGAAAGCTCAGAtccgccatcgccatcgccatggGAGCTGAGGCCACGGGCGATTTGCAGGAAATAATGGAAACGCTGGAGGCCATACACCCGCTGCTGGAGGACGCCGAGATGCGGTGTCTTCGTTTTACGGGTGATGTCCCCAGAGAGGGATTCAAGGAAATGATAGATTCGTCGGAAGCCATACAGCCGCTGCTGGAGGATGCCCCCCAGCAAATGGAG GGGAAGAAGGTCCGGGACTGGCTGTGGCGGGTCGTCAAGGCCGCCTACGACATCTTGGACGAGTTGCAAGACACAATGAAACCAGCAGCACCCGCGCGCAAG TTGACGAAGATGATACCACGTGCCAATGCTCCTGAGAAGAAGAATATCATGGCTGGTAAGATGGAGAAGATAAAAGAAGAAGTCTGCAAGCTACGGGTCGACATGGACGAATTCAATCTTATGTCATCTGATTCCGATGCAAGCATTGAGCCACCAGTTACTGATGTAATAGAGATTGAAGAACCAATTATTGTAGGAAGGGATAAACAAATACAGAGGATAATGGAAAGTATACCTGTGCAAACAGGGCACTGCACCATTGTTCACATTTATGGCCAGGATGGCAGCGGCAAGACAACATTAGCACGAATGGTTTTCAACCATACCAGATTCAAAGACTACTCTCGCGTATGGATCCAATGCTCTGGGAATTTTCGCTTGCATGAGATGGGGAAGGCCATAATTTCTCGGGTATCAGGGGAAGAGATCAACGGTGATTCAAATGATGACATGGAGTATGTAAGGAAGCGCCTTGACCAGCTACTTGATAATGGTATTAAGGTACTTGTTGTTTTAGATGACATACATCTATCATGGGGTGATAGCGAAGAGTTGACAGATCTGTTAAGGGAAAGGAACAATCTTAGTGAGGTAATTGTCGTAACAACGGGACGTGGACAATTATATTTTGATTCATTGACAGATGAGATGGTATGGAGTATTTATGACATAAGGGTATTTCAGAGTTGTAGTGCATTGAGTGATGATATGTGCTGGACAATAATCAAACAACGAAGTCACTTTGAAGGTAGATCGTTTGACAAGCAAGCGATGGAGCAGGTTGGTGCAGAGATTGCAAAAAGGTGTCAGGGTTCACCATTAGCAGCTGCGGTGCTTGGTGGCGTGCTACTCTACAAAGATGCTACAGGATGGGCAGAAATACTGAACAGTGATATATGGGCATATAACCACATTGGTGAGCCATTCCTCATGTTGGCATACACTAGCATGCCGCCGAGCTTACGGCTATGCTTGGCTTACTGTGCGATGATCCAATATGGTCACACTATAGGTAAAGATGATCTGATTTATCAATGGACTTCTCTCGGTCTTCTTGAATCAGACAAATTCTCTATGATACAACTTCGTGAGCAGTATATTGGGATGCTTCTGGACATGTCACTTCTTCAAACAGTGCCGGTTTCG ACTAGTAGAAATGGTGATAAGAGTACATTCTTGTTCACTATGAACAATATGGTGCAGAGCATTGCAAAACTATATATGTGTGATATATATAATACAATGGAGACATCTTATCAGGGGGGATTATGCTCTAATAGCGGCTGCCGTTATGTGCTGCTTAACAATTTCAAGTCATCCAGTAAATTATCTTACACCCACATAAGGGCGTTACGTTGTGTGGGTTCTGGCATAAGGGAGCTCATCGATGATTCGCTTCCATTTTCGTGGTGCCTGCGTGTCTTGGATTTAAATGACAGATCAATGCTGAACTTACCAGATTCTATCTATCAGTTGAGGCATTTGGGATATCTTAATTTATCAGGCTGCTCTGGACTAGTTATTCTGCCGGAGTCACTTGGAGATTTATTAAATTTGTTGTATATTGATTTATCAGGCTGCTCCGGACTAAGAAATCTACCTGAATCATTTGGGAAGCTAACAAATTTGGCGCATATTGAATTATCAGGCTGCTCTGGACTTGCAAATTTGCCAGATTCACTTGGGAAGCTGACTAGTTTGAAGCATATCGATTTATCAGGCTGCTCTGGACTTGTAAATTTGCCAGATTCATTTGGGAAGCTGACTAGTTTGAAGCATATCGATTTATCAGGCTGCTCTAGGCTTGTAAATCTGCCAGATTCATTTGGAAAGCTGACTAGTTTGAAGCATATCGATTTATCAGGCTGCTCTGGAATTGTAAATCTGCCAGATTCATTTGGAAAGCTGACTAGTTTGAAGCATATCGATTTATCAGGCTGCTCTGGACTTGTAAATCTGCCAGATTCATTTGGAAAGCTGACTAGTTTGAAGCATATCGATTTATCAGGCTGCTCTGGACTAGAAAAACTCCCGCAATCATTCGTGAAGCTAATAAATTTGGTGCACATCAACTTATCACAGTGCTCAGGACTAGTTAGTCTGCCTCTGTCATTTGGGAAGCTAATATATTTGCTGCACATCAACTTATCAGGCTGCTCTGGGTTGGTAAACTTACCGGAATCATTTGGGAACCTTGTAAATTTGGTGCATATCAACTTGTCAGGCTGCTGTGGGCTATTAAATCTGCCTGGGTCATTTGGGAATCTAATAAATTTGTTGCACATTGATTTATCGTATTGCCACGGACTAGGTAAACTGCCGGAATCATTCAGGAAGCTCAAATTTTTGGTACACCTAGACCTATCATTCTGGTCTTGTTTTGAAGGGGTCGAGAAAGCTCTTGGTGGCCTTACCAATCTCCAGCACTTGAACTTGTCACACCCTTGCTGTTATCTTGCTCAACAACAGTCCTGTCTCGAAGGGCTAAAAGATGTCCTGGGCAAGCTCACCAAACTAGAGTATTTGAACCTATCCATGTTCCTGAATCCTATCTGTTACTCAAAGACAGTAGAGCGAACTCATGAATTTATTGAATGTATCAGTGTCTTTTCGAGTCTGGAGCATTTGGATTTGTCTCATAATAAATTTCTCCATCATCTACCTGAAAGTTTAGGTGAACTCAACAATCTGCAAAGGCTGGACCTCTCAGGCTGCATGAGACTGAAGAGCATAGCCAAAAGGATAGGTGAAATCAAGTCTCTTAAGTCAATACATGTGAGGAACTGCCGCAGTTTGAAAAGTTGTCAGCTTGTGGTTAAAGCTGATAACGGAGAAACATATAGGAACACAAACATTGTTGAGCTCGAGGATGCAAACTTGGAAGAGCTTGAGATAAGCTGTCTTGAAAACGTGAAGACTACAAAAGATGCGGAGCGAATAAGAATGGCACTGGAAGGAAGGACTCAAAAGTTGAAACTTTGCTGGACTGTGGGCTCCCAAGTATCCATGGAGGGCAATACCCTGTTAGGAAAATTATTGCCATCACATCTGCAGTGCCTTGAGCTACATGGTTATAGTGACGAGACCCGCCTTTCAGCCTGGTGGACATCAACCACATATGGCGAGACCTGCCTTGCACCCTGGTGGACAGCAACCATATCTTTTCGTGTCTCTACTCTTGTAGAGGTTACCATTGAGGATTTCCCGAGGTGCAGCTGCCCACCACCACTGTGTTTGTTACAAAACCTGCGGAGAGCAGTTTTCAGAAGGATGGCTAGCATTACAAGATTCAACGTCAATGACCTCACTGATGGAAACCGAGCAGCAATCCATCGACTCCCCAAGTTCACTCTAGAGTTGGATGATATGGAAAGCCTGGAAGAGTTCAAAACAACATATGACAGAAGAGGTAAGGAGTGTGTGCTCCCGGCCATTGGTGAACTGGTTATTACGGGGTGCCCCAAGTTGTGCTTTGGACCTTTCACGCCTAGAGCTCGGAGGTTGGTGATCTCAGACTGCAGCAAACTAATGGTTTATTCCTGGTGGAACAGAGGAGGCCAGAGTGTGGAAACCCCTATTACCTCTGTTTTAGTAAATGAACTGGTGGTCAAAAACTGCAACCTAGCTCTATATAACTGGACTTTGCTTCACAGCCTCCCTGGCCTCTATAGTTTAACTGTCAAAGATTGCCGTGATCTGAAGACTTTACCACGGACTTTACCACATACTATTGAGGCCCTATCCTCCCTCCGGTCACTATGCCTGTCCAATTGCTTGATGGAGCCACTAGAACAACACTTGGGTGACCTCACCTCTCTCCGGGAACTGAAGATCGCGTCCTGCAATATGTTCAAGGGATTCACGCGGAGTTTGCAAAGACTCACCTCCCTTGGGTTGATGCATCTTAGTGACTGCAACAGTATCACATCACTGCCGGAATGGTTAGGAGATCTCACCAATCTTGAGAAGCTTGCCATCCACAGATGCCCTGCCATTGAATCTTTGCCGGGCAGCATAAATAAACTAACCAACCTGAAGGATCTGCATATTTTGGACTGTCCAAAATTGAAGGGCTGGTGTGAAAGGAAGGAGAACAAGAAAATAATGGCTCACATCCGACCAAACTATGA AGAACATGGTACTAGCAGGCCGGGTAGCAAGGACGAGGGCGAGGTGGTGCGTGAATTGAAGGACTGGTCGGACTgcaaggaggaggatgaggaggaagacaatgacggggaggaggaggaggaggaggaagacgatgacgaggaggaggaggaggaggcagtatTAGCGGGTGCATTGGAAACTTCAGTGGTGACAGACAACACGGATGTAGGACAGGCGGAGGCAGTATTGCCGGATGTAGTGGAGAATCCAGTGGTGACAGGCAACACGGATGCTGAAGAGGAGGAGGCAAGGAGGGATGTGGATGCAGCAGCGGCAGCTGATGTATGCTTGGAGCTGCGATTGGGACTTCCCAGTAATGAAGAACCGGTCCACATCAGAGAAGAAGATGAAATTTCTCTAAGGCTGTATTTATAA